The following are encoded in a window of Ricinus communis isolate WT05 ecotype wild-type chromosome 4, ASM1957865v1, whole genome shotgun sequence genomic DNA:
- the LOC8266015 gene encoding CDGSH iron-sulfur domain-containing protein NEET: MATIAAATALAAGFCYSKSRVEGLKPTTHAAAKPRRMIAVRAEAQGINPAIRKDEEKVVDSVMVAELSKPLTPYCRCWRSGTFPLCDGSHVKHNKATGDNVGPLLLKKQKE, translated from the exons ATGGCGACAATTGCTGCTGCAACTGCACTGGCCGCTGGTTTTTGTTACAGCAAATCGAGAGTGGAGGGACTCAAGCCAACCACTCATGCAGCTGCCAAACCGAGGCGCATGATTGCTGTGAGAGCTGAAGCTCAAGGCATCAACCCAGCAATTAGAAAGGATGAAGAGAAAGTAGTTGACTCCGTTATGGTCGCTGAGCTCTCTAAGCCACTCACTCCTTATTGCAG ATGCTGGAGGTCGGGGACATTTCCTTTATGTGATGGAAGCCACGTAAAGCACAACAAAGCTACTGGTGACAATGTTGGACCTCTGCTCCTGAAAAAGCAGAAAGAGTAA